In the Kaistella sp. 97-N-M2 genome, one interval contains:
- a CDS encoding RsmB/NOP family class I SAM-dependent RNA methyltransferase — MELIHRNLLIGIHDALQETFFEDRKYADKVIERLLKGHKQWGSEDRKVVAQIFYDIIRWKKRLEYYMGEGVKPHNIYKLILAYCLWTKTHYKKFEEFDGVKTADIINKLKKNTVPTKAVEYSIPEWLAETMEKELGPGWEKEMIALNEQAPTVLRVNTLKTTAKELISDLKVEGVESFQIKNYPDAVQLDVRKNVFITTAFKDGLFEVQDASSQKIGELLDVQEGMRVVDVCAGAGGKTLHLAALMKNKGQIIALDIYEWKLAELKRRAKRAGAHNIETRMIDDNKVIKRLHETADRLLIDSPCSGLGVLKRNPDSKWKIDQDFIDRIKKEQEKILQDYAKILKKGGKMIYATCSILPSENNEQVETFLKNNEGYTLIKEEKIMPSDGFDGFYMALIERKA; from the coding sequence ATGGAACTCATACACAGAAACTTACTTATCGGAATTCACGACGCATTGCAGGAAACTTTTTTCGAAGACCGAAAATACGCCGACAAAGTGATCGAAAGGCTTTTGAAAGGCCACAAACAATGGGGCAGCGAAGACCGGAAAGTAGTGGCACAAATTTTTTACGACATCATTCGCTGGAAAAAACGCCTCGAATATTACATGGGCGAAGGCGTAAAACCGCACAATATCTACAAATTAATTTTGGCGTACTGCCTCTGGACGAAAACGCATTACAAAAAATTTGAGGAATTCGACGGCGTGAAAACCGCCGATATCATTAACAAATTAAAGAAAAACACGGTTCCCACGAAAGCCGTGGAATATTCCATCCCCGAATGGCTGGCAGAAACCATGGAAAAAGAACTCGGTCCGGGCTGGGAGAAAGAAATGATCGCGTTGAATGAGCAGGCGCCGACGGTTCTTCGCGTTAATACGCTGAAAACCACGGCGAAAGAGCTTATTTCGGACTTAAAAGTGGAAGGTGTGGAAAGTTTCCAGATCAAAAACTATCCTGATGCAGTGCAGCTTGACGTGAGAAAAAACGTTTTTATTACGACCGCCTTTAAGGACGGCCTGTTCGAAGTTCAGGACGCTTCTTCCCAAAAAATCGGCGAATTGCTCGACGTACAGGAAGGCATGCGCGTGGTCGACGTTTGTGCCGGAGCTGGCGGAAAAACGCTTCACCTCGCGGCCTTAATGAAAAACAAAGGCCAGATTATCGCCCTCGATATTTACGAGTGGAAACTGGCAGAACTGAAACGCCGCGCGAAAAGAGCCGGTGCGCACAACATCGAAACCCGCATGATCGACGATAACAAAGTCATCAAAAGACTCCACGAAACGGCCGACCGTTTGCTCATCGATTCGCCGTGCTCGGGCTTGGGTGTGCTCAAAAGAAATCCGGATTCCAAGTGGAAAATTGATCAGGATTTTATCGACCGCATTAAAAAAGAACAGGAAAAAATCCTGCAGGACTATGCAAAAATCCTGAAAAAAGGCGGAAAAATGATCTACGCCACGTGTTCCATTTTGCCAAGCGAAAATAACGAGCAGGTGGAAACTTTCCTGAAAAATAACGAAGGTTATACTTTGATCAAAGAAGAGAAAATAATGCCGAGCGACGGGTTCGACGGCTTCTACATGGCTTTGATCGAGCGAAAAGCTTAA
- a CDS encoding MFS transporter translates to MPNSQSSVKKFLPLILATSIFMQMLDSTILNTSLPSIAKDLQESPLNMQNAIISYVLTLALFMPVSGFLADKFGTRKIFIFSLVIFMLGSLFCALSQDLTQLVISRVIQGLGGSLMTPVGRLALIKTFEKNELMKAMNYAIIPALIGPILGPLVGGYMVDYFSWHWIFLINIPIGLLGLLLSLKYMPDYRSDQITFDLKGFLIFASASLLLSVSLEMFGSSQHTTLILLIFTFGFLMIYYYYIHAKKTKNPIFPLNLFQVRTFRVGIVGNLATRLGISSIPLLLPLMIQIAYGESAVVSGWIVAPMALTAMLGKSSVIKILDYFGYRRTLMTNTFIIGILISCLGIPGMNTSIYWFIPIIAILGFFNSIQFTSMNTIAIADLRTSHTSSGNSLLAVNQQLAVGFGIAFGLIALKIFENNTSVTGGSTHLAFRYTFYIVGFLTVLSGFVFRRLHSSDGENMKSHV, encoded by the coding sequence ATGCCCAATTCACAAAGTTCCGTAAAAAAATTCCTTCCTCTTATTTTAGCGACGTCCATTTTCATGCAAATGTTGGACTCCACCATTCTTAACACGTCTTTGCCTTCGATTGCCAAAGATCTGCAGGAATCTCCGCTGAATATGCAGAACGCCATCATCAGTTACGTCCTTACACTCGCACTCTTCATGCCGGTGAGCGGTTTTCTGGCCGACAAGTTCGGAACACGGAAAATTTTTATTTTTTCCCTCGTCATTTTTATGTTGGGTTCCTTATTTTGCGCCCTGTCCCAGGATTTAACGCAACTCGTCATTTCGCGGGTGATTCAGGGGTTGGGTGGTAGTTTAATGACGCCCGTAGGCAGGTTGGCTTTAATTAAGACGTTCGAGAAAAACGAGCTCATGAAAGCCATGAATTACGCTATTATTCCCGCGCTGATCGGACCAATTCTCGGACCTTTAGTCGGCGGTTATATGGTCGATTATTTTTCCTGGCACTGGATTTTTCTAATTAACATTCCCATCGGTTTATTGGGTTTATTGTTGAGTTTAAAATACATGCCCGATTACCGATCCGACCAGATTACGTTTGATTTAAAAGGTTTTTTGATCTTCGCCTCCGCCTCACTTCTTCTTTCTGTATCGCTGGAAATGTTCGGCTCGTCTCAACACACGACTTTAATTTTACTCATTTTTACATTCGGGTTTTTAATGATCTACTATTATTACATCCATGCAAAAAAGACGAAAAATCCCATTTTCCCTTTAAATTTATTTCAGGTTCGCACGTTTCGGGTAGGAATTGTCGGGAATTTAGCCACGCGCTTAGGAATCAGCTCCATTCCTCTCTTGTTGCCGTTGATGATTCAGATTGCCTACGGGGAAAGCGCTGTAGTTTCGGGCTGGATTGTCGCGCCGATGGCTTTAACCGCGATGTTGGGAAAATCTTCAGTCATTAAAATTTTAGACTATTTCGGTTACCGCCGAACGTTGATGACGAATACTTTCATCATCGGCATCTTGATTTCCTGCCTCGGAATTCCGGGCATGAACACGTCCATTTATTGGTTTATTCCAATCATTGCCATTTTGGGATTTTTCAATTCCATTCAGTTCACGTCGATGAACACGATTGCGATTGCCGATCTGCGTACGTCGCACACGAGCAGCGGAAATTCCTTACTTGCGGTTAATCAGCAACTCGCCGTTGGCTTCGGGATTGCTTTTGGACTAATTGCGCTGAAAATTTTTGAAAACAACACTTCCGTAACCGGCGGCAGCACGCATCTCGCGTTTCGCTACACTTTTTATATCGTCGGTTTTCTAACGGTTCTATCGGGATTTGTTTTTAGACGGCTTCATTCATCAGATGGAGAAAATATGAAATCGCACGTATAA
- a CDS encoding zinc ribbon domain-containing protein YjdM, whose product MSDTIVCPKCESEFTYEQDGKMVCSQCFHEWTPGETSEEDRILDANGNELQNGDTVVVVKDLPVKGAPKPVKAGTKVKNIRLRPDSDHNIDCKIDGFGSMALKSEFVKKA is encoded by the coding sequence ATGAGTGATACGATCGTTTGCCCAAAATGCGAATCAGAATTTACCTACGAACAGGACGGCAAAATGGTATGTTCCCAATGCTTCCACGAATGGACGCCCGGAGAAACTTCCGAAGAAGATAGAATTCTGGATGCGAACGGAAATGAGCTGCAAAACGGCGATACCGTAGTCGTGGTAAAAGATTTGCCTGTGAAAGGTGCGCCGAAACCCGTAAAAGCCGGAACGAAAGTGAAAAACATCAGACTGCGCCCGGATTCCGATCATAACATCGACTGTAAAATTGACGGTTTCGGCTCCATGGCTTTAAAGTCTGAGTTTGTGAAGAAAGCCTAA
- a CDS encoding GMC family oxidoreductase N-terminal domain-containing protein, with translation MNRREFIQTGGLGVAALFFLGAGSLYGQSPLSPRENLNQPTEISDKEVVIIGSGYGGSVAALRLCEKNIPVTLLEMGLNWEKSGEKFSTMINPGHSAAWLKTKTIAPFFNLFNLEKFTGALDRLDFENIKIWLGRGVGGGSLVNGGMAVTPKKEYFKEIFPNLDADKFYAKYFPLANQELKSNVASEEFLADCEFYKFNRVGEQEAKKAGFQTVRVPNVYDFEYMEKEYKNEVPRSALAGEVIYGNNHGKNSLDKTYLKKASATGKLNILELHQVNHITQNPDESYALDISVLNTKGEEIQHKIINTKKLILSAGTMGSLELLLKSKSLNHLPMDENIGKEWGNNGNFMTGRNWVKAFSGGTGFRQSTIPVGGIDHWEDEKRPFFVEIAPLPMGMNVATSLYLMVNKLKKYGEVNYDPATQKLALDWNESHTAHMKDNAKYFLRTMNKANGGTRSHLLFHNGFGADVCYHPLGGIVLGKATDDFGRLNGHKNLYVVDGSLIPGTIGVNPFVTITAIAEYCLEEIIRRDFA, from the coding sequence ATGAATCGTAGAGAATTTATACAGACCGGCGGTTTGGGAGTTGCTGCCCTGTTCTTTTTGGGAGCGGGCAGTTTGTACGGACAATCGCCACTTTCACCGCGGGAAAACCTCAATCAACCCACAGAAATCAGTGATAAAGAAGTTGTTATCATCGGTTCCGGCTACGGCGGATCGGTGGCTGCTCTGCGGCTATGTGAAAAAAATATTCCTGTCACGCTTCTGGAAATGGGTTTAAACTGGGAAAAATCCGGCGAAAAATTCTCGACGATGATCAATCCCGGACATTCTGCCGCCTGGCTGAAAACCAAAACCATCGCTCCTTTTTTCAACCTCTTTAATTTGGAAAAATTTACGGGCGCTTTGGATCGCCTGGATTTTGAGAATATTAAAATTTGGCTCGGACGTGGTGTTGGCGGTGGTTCCCTCGTGAATGGCGGAATGGCCGTTACGCCGAAAAAAGAATATTTCAAAGAAATCTTCCCGAATTTAGATGCGGATAAATTTTATGCGAAATATTTTCCATTGGCCAATCAGGAATTGAAATCGAATGTTGCGTCCGAAGAATTTTTAGCGGATTGCGAGTTTTATAAATTCAACCGCGTGGGGGAACAAGAAGCCAAAAAAGCCGGCTTCCAAACCGTTCGCGTGCCGAATGTCTACGATTTCGAATACATGGAAAAGGAATACAAAAACGAAGTCCCGCGCTCCGCTTTGGCGGGCGAAGTGATTTACGGCAATAATCACGGTAAAAATTCTTTGGACAAAACCTACCTGAAAAAAGCTTCTGCCACGGGAAAACTGAATATTTTGGAGCTGCATCAGGTAAATCATATCACCCAAAATCCCGATGAAAGTTATGCGCTGGATATTTCCGTCCTGAATACGAAAGGCGAAGAGATTCAGCATAAAATCATCAACACGAAAAAATTAATCCTTTCCGCCGGAACGATGGGTTCGCTGGAACTCTTATTAAAATCAAAATCCCTCAACCACTTGCCAATGGACGAAAACATTGGAAAAGAATGGGGCAACAACGGAAATTTCATGACGGGCAGAAACTGGGTGAAAGCTTTTTCCGGTGGCACCGGCTTTCGGCAATCCACGATTCCTGTGGGCGGCATCGACCATTGGGAAGATGAAAAGCGTCCCTTCTTTGTGGAAATTGCACCCTTACCTATGGGAATGAACGTGGCCACGTCCCTTTATTTAATGGTGAACAAGCTGAAGAAATATGGCGAAGTTAATTACGATCCCGCTACGCAGAAACTGGCTTTAGACTGGAACGAATCTCACACGGCGCATATGAAAGATAATGCGAAATATTTTCTGCGCACCATGAACAAAGCCAATGGCGGAACGCGATCGCACCTTTTATTCCACAATGGTTTCGGTGCCGATGTTTGCTATCATCCGTTGGGCGGAATTGTTTTGGGAAAAGCAACCGATGACTTTGGCCGACTAAACGGTCACAAAAATCTTTACGTGGTGGACGGCTCTTTAATTCCGGGAACGATTGGTGTAAATCCTTTTGTCACCATCACCGCAATCGCGGAATACTGCCTGGAGGAAATCATTCGCCGCGATTTTGCGTAG
- a CDS encoding catalase, giving the protein MEDKKKLTRQTGAPVPDNQNTQTAGPRGPLLMQDFWFLEKMANFDREVIPERRMHAKGSGAFGTFTVTHDISAYSKANIFNEIGKQTEMFARFSTVAGERGAADAERDIRGFALKFYTEEGIWDMVGNNTPVFFFRDPMKFPDLNHAVKRDPKTNLRDANNNWDFWTLLPEALHQVTIIMSDRGIPNGYRHMHGFGSHTYSFLNKDNVRHWVKFHFRTQQGIDNLTDEEAGKLIGMDRESAQRDLFDNIEKGNFPKWKMFVQIMTEEEAKTYRFHPFDLTKVWSKKDFPLIEVGEFELNKNAENYFADVEQAAFNPTNIVPGIGFSPDKMLQGRLFSYGDAQRYRLGVNHYQIPVNKPRCPYNAFHRDGQMRVDGNYGGTKHYEPNSYGEWQEQPSSKEPPLELSGDAYAHNFRDDDEDYFTQPGNLFRIIKADGKEQMLFDNTAANVGGAEKFIQIRHIRNCYKADSEYGTGVANALGLTMEEVNSFDMTPYDQWAPKPSH; this is encoded by the coding sequence ATGGAAGACAAGAAAAAACTGACGAGGCAAACCGGAGCACCAGTTCCCGATAATCAAAATACGCAAACCGCCGGACCGAGAGGACCACTGTTAATGCAGGATTTTTGGTTTTTGGAAAAAATGGCCAACTTCGACCGGGAAGTGATCCCCGAACGGAGAATGCACGCGAAAGGCTCTGGCGCCTTCGGAACTTTCACCGTTACGCACGATATTTCGGCTTATTCGAAAGCAAATATTTTTAATGAGATCGGCAAGCAAACCGAAATGTTCGCCCGGTTTTCCACTGTTGCCGGTGAGCGAGGCGCCGCCGATGCAGAGAGGGATATTAGAGGATTTGCTTTAAAATTTTACACAGAAGAGGGAATTTGGGATATGGTTGGCAATAACACGCCCGTTTTCTTTTTCCGCGATCCAATGAAATTTCCGGACCTGAATCATGCCGTAAAACGCGACCCGAAAACCAACCTCCGCGATGCGAATAATAACTGGGATTTCTGGACTTTACTACCCGAAGCTCTGCATCAGGTGACCATCATCATGAGCGACCGCGGCATCCCGAACGGCTACCGGCATATGCACGGTTTCGGAAGCCACACGTACAGCTTTCTCAATAAAGATAATGTTCGCCATTGGGTGAAATTTCATTTTAGAACACAGCAGGGCATCGACAATTTAACGGATGAAGAAGCCGGAAAACTCATCGGAATGGACCGCGAATCCGCACAACGGGATCTCTTCGACAACATCGAAAAAGGCAATTTCCCGAAATGGAAAATGTTCGTTCAGATTATGACGGAAGAAGAAGCCAAAACCTACCGTTTCCATCCGTTTGATCTCACAAAAGTCTGGTCCAAAAAAGATTTCCCTTTAATTGAAGTCGGCGAATTTGAACTGAACAAAAATGCGGAAAATTATTTTGCCGATGTGGAGCAAGCCGCCTTTAACCCGACGAATATCGTTCCCGGTATCGGTTTTTCTCCGGACAAAATGCTGCAGGGACGTCTCTTTTCCTACGGCGATGCGCAGCGCTACCGGTTAGGCGTGAATCACTATCAGATTCCCGTGAATAAACCGAGATGTCCATATAACGCGTTTCACCGCGATGGCCAGATGCGCGTGGACGGTAACTACGGCGGTACGAAACATTACGAACCCAACAGTTACGGCGAATGGCAGGAACAGCCTTCGTCCAAGGAGCCGCCGCTGGAGCTTTCGGGCGATGCTTACGCGCACAACTTCCGGGACGATGATGAAGATTACTTCACGCAGCCGGGAAATCTTTTCCGAATTATAAAGGCGGACGGCAAAGAGCAGATGCTTTTCGATAATACTGCCGCAAATGTTGGTGGCGCCGAGAAATTCATCCAGATCCGCCACATCAGAAACTGTTATAAAGCCGACTCGGAATACGGAACCGGCGTTGCAAATGCTTTGGGACTGACGATGGAAGAAGTTAATAGTTTCGACATGACGCCTTATGATCAATGGGCGCCGAAACCAAGTCATTAG
- a CDS encoding YceI family protein, producing MKKVITMSVISAIIAAVSLVSCGKDKPLISESNESSITKEGNVYELDTLNSRIEWKGFKVVKSENTSHFGTIQFESGDVTVKDGKLESGKFVADMTTLTSVDLKDDTEQLNKLNSHLKSGDFFETEKFPTASYEITKVSDNASGDYNTLLDGNLTIKGITKPVQFNANVSVKDGEVSIATEPKDVMREDFGVKFQMPLANGVIKDEVNLQILVKALEKK from the coding sequence ATGAAAAAAGTAATAACAATGTCCGTTATTTCTGCAATTATTGCAGCAGTTTCTCTAGTTTCTTGCGGTAAAGATAAACCTTTAATCAGCGAAAGTAACGAAAGTTCGATTACAAAAGAGGGCAATGTTTATGAACTCGATACGCTGAACAGCAGGATCGAATGGAAAGGATTCAAAGTGGTAAAATCGGAGAATACGAGTCATTTTGGTACCATTCAGTTCGAAAGCGGAGATGTAACAGTGAAAGACGGAAAACTTGAAAGCGGAAAGTTTGTTGCGGATATGACTACGTTAACCTCTGTAGATTTAAAAGACGATACAGAACAACTCAACAAGCTCAACAGTCATTTAAAAAGTGGCGATTTTTTCGAAACCGAAAAGTTTCCCACCGCTTCTTATGAGATCACCAAGGTTTCAGACAATGCTTCCGGCGATTACAATACATTGCTCGACGGCAATTTAACGATAAAAGGAATTACGAAACCCGTGCAGTTTAACGCCAACGTTTCTGTAAAAGACGGTGAAGTGAGCATTGCCACAGAACCAAAAGATGTGATGCGGGAAGATTTTGGAGTAAAATTCCAAATGCCGCTCGCAAATGGCGTTATCAAAGACGAAGTGAATCTTCAGATTTTGGTAAAAGCCCTGGAAAAGAAATAA
- a CDS encoding TMEM175 family protein: protein MTKGRLEAFSDGVLAIIITIMVLELRIPEGENFSDLKPLAFKFLSYLFSFIYIGIYWNNHHHLFQAVKHVNGKVLWANLHLLFWLSILPFATSWLGENHFTKNPAALYGFILLMCALAFNILQKFCLDLEGKDSVIAKALQSTLKEKLSALIYVSGIVLSFFLPLIAVGMYYVAAIFWVIPDLRIEKNLK, encoded by the coding sequence ATGACGAAAGGCAGATTAGAAGCATTCAGCGACGGCGTTCTCGCCATAATTATCACCATTATGGTCCTGGAACTGAGAATCCCGGAAGGTGAAAATTTTTCGGATTTAAAACCGCTTGCTTTTAAATTTCTCTCCTATCTTTTCAGTTTTATTTATATCGGAATTTACTGGAACAACCATCACCACTTATTTCAGGCGGTAAAACATGTGAACGGAAAAGTGCTTTGGGCTAATCTGCATCTTTTATTTTGGCTCTCCATTTTACCTTTTGCCACCTCCTGGCTGGGCGAAAATCACTTCACCAAAAATCCCGCGGCATTGTATGGATTTATTTTGTTGATGTGCGCGCTGGCTTTTAATATCCTGCAGAAATTTTGTCTGGACCTGGAGGGCAAAGATTCGGTGATTGCGAAAGCACTGCAATCTACGTTGAAAGAAAAACTGTCGGCTCTTATTTATGTTTCGGGCATCGTTCTTTCTTTTTTCCTGCCCTTAATTGCTGTGGGAATGTATTATGTTGCCGCAATATTTTGGGTGATTCCGGATCTGAGAATCGAAAAAAATCTGAAGTAA
- the asnB gene encoding asparagine synthase B, protein MCGIVCLFDAKQKTEILRPQVLEMSKKIRHRGPDWSGIFQDEKVIFSHERLAIVDPTSGKQPLFTKDKKVVLAVNGEIYNHQELRKEFPDYEFQTHSDCEVILALYRRDGKDFLEKLNGIFAFALYDIENDIYLVGRDHMGICPLYQGWDKNGNYYVASELKALEGICKTIENFLPGHFLYSKDGYEMQQWYKRDWTDYNNVKDNATDISRIRKALEDAVHRQLMSDVPYGVLLSGGLDSSIIAAVTAKYSRNRIESGDTQEAWYPRLHSFAVGLEGSPDLLAAQKAADHIGSIHHEVHFTVQEGLDAVRDVIYHLETYDVTTIRASTPMYLLARVIKSMGIKMVLSGEGSDELFGGYLYFHKAPNAKEFHEETVRKLGKLHLYDCLRANKSLMSWGIEGRVPFLDKEFMDVAMTMNPKDKMISKADGKMEKWVLRKAFEDLLPESIAWRQKEQFSDGVGYSWIDSLKEVAEKEVTNEMMTNSKFRFPLNTPQNKEEYRYRTIFEEHFPSETAAATVPSVPSVACSTPIALEWDEAFKNANDPSGRAVKSVHEDSY, encoded by the coding sequence ATGTGTGGAATTGTATGCCTTTTCGATGCGAAACAGAAAACCGAAATCTTGCGACCTCAGGTTCTGGAAATGTCTAAAAAAATCCGTCACCGCGGCCCGGACTGGAGCGGCATTTTTCAGGATGAAAAAGTAATTTTTTCTCATGAAAGATTGGCGATCGTCGATCCCACTTCCGGCAAGCAACCCCTGTTTACAAAAGATAAAAAAGTAGTCCTGGCCGTTAATGGCGAAATTTATAACCATCAGGAACTTCGAAAAGAATTTCCCGATTACGAATTTCAAACCCACTCGGATTGTGAAGTGATCTTAGCTTTATACCGAAGAGACGGAAAAGATTTTCTGGAAAAATTAAACGGAATTTTCGCCTTTGCACTTTATGATATCGAAAACGACATTTATCTCGTGGGTCGCGACCACATGGGCATTTGCCCGCTTTACCAAGGTTGGGACAAAAATGGAAATTATTATGTAGCGTCCGAATTAAAAGCTTTGGAAGGCATCTGCAAAACGATCGAAAACTTTCTGCCCGGGCATTTTCTCTACAGCAAAGACGGCTATGAAATGCAGCAGTGGTACAAAAGAGACTGGACCGATTACAACAACGTAAAAGATAATGCTACCGACATTTCCCGCATCAGAAAAGCTTTGGAAGACGCGGTCCACCGCCAGTTGATGAGCGATGTTCCGTATGGCGTTCTGCTTTCCGGCGGTTTAGATTCTTCCATTATTGCGGCGGTGACGGCAAAATATTCCCGCAACAGAATCGAAAGTGGCGACACGCAGGAAGCCTGGTATCCGCGTCTGCACAGTTTTGCCGTGGGCCTGGAAGGAAGCCCCGATTTGCTCGCTGCCCAAAAAGCGGCGGATCATATCGGCTCCATTCACCACGAAGTTCACTTCACCGTTCAGGAAGGCCTCGATGCGGTACGCGACGTGATTTACCATCTCGAAACGTACGATGTAACAACTATTCGCGCCTCCACGCCGATGTATTTATTGGCAAGAGTCATCAAATCCATGGGAATCAAAATGGTGCTTTCCGGCGAAGGCAGCGACGAGCTTTTTGGGGGATATCTCTATTTCCACAAGGCGCCGAATGCCAAAGAATTCCACGAAGAAACCGTGCGAAAGCTTGGAAAACTTCACCTTTACGACTGTTTAAGAGCCAACAAATCGCTGATGAGTTGGGGAATAGAAGGAAGGGTTCCGTTTCTCGACAAAGAATTTATGGATGTGGCGATGACGATGAATCCGAAAGATAAAATGATAAGCAAAGCCGACGGCAAAATGGAAAAATGGGTTTTGCGCAAAGCCTTTGAAGATTTATTACCAGAAAGTATTGCATGGCGCCAGAAAGAACAGTTTTCCGACGGCGTGGGCTATTCCTGGATCGATTCTTTAAAAGAAGTTGCGGAAAAAGAAGTCACCAACGAAATGATGACGAACTCGAAATTCCGCTTCCCCTTAAATACACCCCAAAATAAAGAAGAATACCGCTATCGAACGATTTTTGAAGAGCATTTCCCAAGTGAAACCGCGGCGGCGACAGTTCCGTCTGTGCCTTCCGTCGCGTGCTCCACGCCAATCGCGCTGGAATGGGACGAAGCCTTTAAAAACGCCAACGACCCCAGCGGCAGAGCGGTGAAATCGGTGCACGAAGATTCCTACTAG
- a CDS encoding MFS transporter, with protein MLKEKNKFIATLLAFAVIPMSGLATDIYLPSMPSMAVELQQPESRIQLTLSIFLISYGITQFFAGSVVDSFGRYRVALISLALFIVSFLITATTKDIMVIYAMRVVQGALSGFAVVSKRAFFVDVYEGEKRKHYLSIMTIVWSVGPIIAPFLGGYLQKLFGWQSNFYVLAGYSLLLLIFELLFSGETLKIKKPFFLRTVLKEYDMMFRTKDFFYGMLMCGVSYAMVIFFNLCGAFIIEHKMGYSEVVAGYVSLMLGFAWMMGGFLGKALIEKAFLPKIRYANFIQLFLIVLMIFSSLFLNTIYSLVAFAFVIHVTAGFIFNNYFAYCLGRFPNSAGVAGGLTGGFAFIITSAISYGIVAILKPQVQLHVAEGYFILGILGLLILTMTQFRKAHL; from the coding sequence ATGCTTAAAGAAAAAAATAAATTTATTGCAACCTTGCTTGCGTTTGCAGTAATTCCAATGTCGGGCCTGGCGACCGATATTTATTTGCCCTCCATGCCGAGTATGGCGGTGGAACTGCAACAGCCGGAAAGCCGGATCCAACTAACGCTTTCCATATTTTTGATCAGTTACGGCATCACCCAGTTTTTTGCGGGAAGCGTGGTCGATTCTTTCGGTCGCTATCGTGTTGCGTTGATTTCCCTGGCGTTGTTTATCGTAAGTTTTTTGATTACCGCCACCACGAAAGATATTATGGTTATCTATGCCATGCGCGTGGTACAGGGCGCTTTATCGGGTTTCGCTGTAGTTTCAAAACGTGCATTTTTTGTTGATGTGTATGAAGGCGAAAAACGGAAACATTATTTAAGTATCATGACGATTGTATGGTCGGTAGGACCTATTATTGCGCCTTTTCTGGGCGGATATTTACAGAAATTATTCGGTTGGCAATCTAACTTTTATGTTTTGGCGGGTTACAGTTTGCTGCTGTTGATTTTTGAACTTCTGTTCTCGGGTGAAACTTTAAAAATTAAAAAACCTTTTTTTTTACGAACCGTGTTGAAAGAATACGACATGATGTTCCGCACGAAAGATTTTTTCTACGGCATGCTCATGTGTGGCGTCAGTTACGCGATGGTTATTTTCTTTAATTTATGCGGTGCATTTATCATCGAACATAAGATGGGCTATTCGGAGGTGGTGGCCGGATATGTTTCGTTAATGCTTGGTTTTGCCTGGATGATGGGCGGATTTTTAGGCAAAGCCTTAATCGAAAAAGCATTTCTGCCGAAAATCCGGTACGCTAATTTTATACAGTTATTTTTAATCGTTTTGATGATTTTTTCGTCTTTATTTTTAAATACCATTTACAGTTTGGTCGCGTTTGCCTTCGTGATTCACGTTACTGCCGGCTTTATTTTTAATAATTATTTTGCGTACTGTTTGGGAAGATTTCCTAATTCGGCGGGTGTTGCCGGGGGATTAACGGGCGGTTTTGCCTTCATCATAACGTCTGCCATCAGTTACGGAATTGTGGCGATCCTGAAACCGCAGGTTCAGCTGCACGTGGCGGAAGGCTATTTTATTTTAGGTATTTTAGGACTGCTTATTTTAACGATGACGCAATTTAGAAAAGCGCACCTGTAA
- the msrA gene encoding peptide-methionine (S)-S-oxide reductase MsrA: MKSILTLFAFIFGVGIFAATNFSCTKAKLQVNKENKQNETDMEGKNVKEVYFAGGCFWGTEHLFQLVRGVVGTEVGYANGKVKNPTYEQVISHTTGFTETVKVKYDADQVDLPLLIKLFFKSIDPTTIDRQGNDIGDNYRSGIYSTDAATEAIIKTEVAKLAKNYDKPVVVETIPLKNFYKAEDYHQDYLVKNPGGYCHIPLFVFEEAKNANPLPKAKS; this comes from the coding sequence ATGAAAAGTATATTAACACTCTTCGCCTTTATTTTTGGCGTCGGTATTTTTGCAGCGACTAATTTTTCCTGCACGAAAGCCAAATTGCAGGTTAACAAAGAAAATAAACAAAATGAAACTGATATGGAAGGAAAAAATGTAAAAGAAGTGTATTTCGCCGGAGGATGTTTTTGGGGAACTGAACATTTATTTCAACTCGTGCGCGGCGTTGTAGGCACAGAGGTTGGTTACGCCAACGGAAAGGTTAAAAACCCTACGTACGAGCAGGTAATTAGCCATACAACTGGTTTTACAGAAACCGTGAAAGTAAAATATGACGCTGATCAGGTTGATTTGCCGCTGTTGATTAAGCTTTTCTTTAAATCTATCGATCCAACGACGATCGACAGACAGGGAAATGATATTGGCGACAATTACCGCAGCGGAATCTACAGCACGGATGCCGCCACCGAGGCAATCATCAAAACCGAAGTTGCGAAACTGGCAAAAAACTACGATAAACCTGTGGTTGTAGAAACGATCCCTTTGAAAAACTTCTACAAAGCTGAAGATTATCATCAGGATTATTTGGTTAAGAATCCGGGTGGTTACTGTCATATTCCGCTTTTTGTGTTTGAAGAAGCGAAAAATGCAAATCCGCTGCCGAAAGCGAAATCATAA